A window of Nicotiana tabacum cultivar K326 chromosome 24, ASM71507v2, whole genome shotgun sequence contains these coding sequences:
- the LOC107767366 gene encoding L-type lectin-domain containing receptor kinase VIII.1-like, which produces MKSIPAYSNILVWFILFFCFCSSNKSAFAITEFDFGTLTLSNLKLLGDAHLGDNNSVQLTRDLAVPNSGAGKALYSKPVRLRQPGLDFPASFSTFFSFSVTNLNPSSIGGGLAFVLTPNDESVGDAGGYMGILDSKGTQSGTILVEFDTLMDVEFKDINGNHVGLDLNSMVSTQVGDLDSIGVDLKSGDIVNSWIEYSGSTGELNVFVSYSNLKPKEPFLSVVLNIAEYVNDFMFVGFSGSTQGSTEIHSIEWWSFSSSFDASPKSAAAAVPPPPTASLMNPTADSVTSRPPSMAPSESNSSASIMQDKSSGKCHSNFCKQGPGAIVGVVTASAFFLAFATLVLIWLYTKKFKKVKNSEFLASDVIKMPKEFSYKELKLATKGFDSMRIIGHGAFGTVYKGILSDNGGIVAVKRCSHNGQGKAEFLSELSIIGTLRHRNLVKLQGWCHEKGEILLVYDLMPNGSLDKALFESRMILPWLHRRKILLGVASALTYLHQECENQVIHRDIKSSNIMLDEGFNARLGDFGLARQVEHDKSPDATVAAGTMGYLAPEYLLTGRATEKTDVFSYGAVVLEVASGRRPIERETTRVEKVGVNSNLVEWVWGLYREGNLLMAADSRLCGEFDEAEMRRVLMVGLACSHPDPMVRPTMRSVVQMLVGETEVPIVPRTKPSMSFSTSHLLMTLQDSVSDLNGMITLSTSSSENSFTGVGNGMDLV; this is translated from the coding sequence ATGAAGTCAATTCCTGCATATAGCAACATTCTTGTATGGTTCATACTATTCTTCTGTTTTTGCAGTAGTAATAAGTCAGCATTTGCTATCACTGAGTTTGACTTTGGAACATTAACACTGAGTAATTTGAAGCTTCTTGGAGATGCACATTTGGGTGACAACAACAGTGTTCAGTTAACACGTGATCTTGCCGTGCCAAATTCCGGCGCCGGAAAAGCTTTATATTCAAAACCAGTAAGACTCCGGCAGCCGGGGCTTGATTTTCCGGCGAGTTTCTCTACATTCTTTTCATTTTCAGTGACTAATTTGAACCCATCTTCTATTGGTGGTGGTCTTGCTTTTGTACTCACGCCTAATGATGAGTCAGTAGGTGATGCTGGTGGGTATATGGGAATCTTGGATTCTAAAGGCACACAAAGTGGTACAATTTTAGTTGAATTTGACACCCTTATGGATGTTGAGTTTAAAGATATTAATGGAAATCATGTTGGTTTGGATCTGAATTCAATGGTTTCAACTCAAGTTGGTGATTTAGATTCTATTGGTGTTGATCTCAAGAGTGGTGATATAGTCAATTCTTGGATTGAATATTCTGGTTCTACTGGAGAGTTGAATGTGTTTGTATCATACTCTAATTTAAAGCCAAAAGAACCATTTCTATCTGTTGTTTTGAATATTGCTGAGTATGTAAATGATTTCATGTTTGTTGGGTTTTCTGGTTCAACTCAAGGGAGTACTGAGATTCATAGTATTGAGTGGTGGAGTTTTAGTTCATCATTTGATGCAAGTCCTAAGTCGGCGGCCGCGGCTGTGCCACCTCCGCCAACGGCTAGTTTGATGAATCCCACGGCGGATTCCGTCACGTCGCGGCCGCCTTCTATGGCTCCTTCAGAGTCTAATAGTAGTGCAAGTATAATGCAAGATAAGAGCAGTGGGAAATGTCATAGCAATTTTTGTAAACAAGGTCCTGGAGCTATTGTTGGTGTGGTGACTGCTAGTGCATTTTTTCTTGCATTTGCTACATTGGTACTTATATGGTTATACACCAAAAAGTTCAAGAAAGTGAAAAATTCTGAATTTTTGGCATCTGATGTTATCAAAATGCCTAAGGAGTTTAGCTACAAAGAGCTTAAATTGGCTACAAAAGGCTTTGATTCGATGAGGATTATAGGCCATGGCGCATTTGGGACAGTTTACAAGGGCATTTTATCGGACAATGGTGGCATTGTGGCAGTCAAGAGATGTAGTCATAACGGACAAGGGAAAGCGGAGTTCTTATCTGAATTATCTATAATTGGAACACTTAGGCACAGAAATCTTGTTAAACTTCAAGGATGGTGCCATGAGAAAGGTGAAATTTTATTAGTGTATGATCTTATGCCTAATGGGAGTCTTGATAAGGCATTATTTGAATCAAGAATGATTCTACCTTGGCTACATAGGAGGAAAATTTTGCTAGGTGTTGCTTCAGCCTTGACATATTTACATCAAGAATGTGAAAATCAGGTGATTCATAGGGATATAAAGAGTAGTAACATTATGTTAGATGAAGGGTTCAATGCAagattaggtgattttggattagCAAGACAAGTTGAACATGATAAGTCCCCCGATGCAACGGTAGCAGCCGGGACAATGGGCTACTTGGCTCCTGAATACTTGTTAACCGGAAGAGCAACCGAGAAAACTGATGTTTTTAGCTATGGAGCAGTGGTTCTTGAAGTGGCAAGTGGAAGGAGGCCAATTGAGAGGGAAACAACAAGAGTTGAGAAAGTTGGAGTGAATAGTAACTTGGTTGAATGGGTTTGGGGGTTGTATAGAGAAGGGAATTTGCTAATGGCAGCTGATTCaagactttgtggtgagtttgATGAAGCAGAGATGAGAAGGGTTCTAATGGTTGGGTTAGCTTGTTCACATCCTGACCCTATGGTTAGACCAACAATGAGAAGTGTGGTCCAAATGCTAGTTGGTGAAACTGAAGTTCCCATTGTCCCAAGAACTAAGCCTTCTATGAGTTTCAGCACATCACATCTCCTAATGACTTTGCAAGATAGTGTTTCTGATTTGAATGGTATGATCACACTTTCAACTTCATCATCTGAAAACAGTTTCACTGGTGTTGGCAATGGCATGGACTTGGTCTAA